The following are encoded together in the Candidatus Flexicrinis proximus genome:
- a CDS encoding YfhO family protein: protein MTRFSRLLLLLALGVSIAFLGYHRLALTDLIFGKGDAYHYFTPLWAARDAALRAGQLPLWTQDLFMGAPLLADSQLGTFYPPNWLTVWLPAWTALKVSVYIHVAWAAIGAFLLARRALSVGLLPAVIAAGVFALGGVVGAHAEQINQLQGIAWMPWAFLSFPRPASGSRLSAFPFALAAVLALIALSGHTQTLFITGIGLGIYALTPAVGTALPARGAASPSRRFIAFVRPRLAALVLLAVASVLALVLAAVQILPTLELTGLSNRQGGFSALAAMAFSWPPNLAARGLLPSLDGQVFGEYVAYLGVIGLALALWGVFYGGARRWPWLILALAGLVLAFGLYNPFYWLLAELPGFNFFRVPARFLGLFALAGAVLAALGAESLIARPVALPRRGLVAVIAVIAALALLALWRSPSAALEVDGDARPTLPTLLLWAAAALLFVNAVLLRAHIPRRALAVFLAVITLGELAIAATNMPHRDLVDPMAATDPRLSSYMLSAAGEQSVLAGPRRVLSISLAYFDTYDHVNLLDRYARLGMTERAGKAGLTAAKLKELLAPNFPLLYGNPSADGFGGGLLPTVYYSAFTSLFLPDGTPRTLDGRLRELLARPECFGACVPDRRWLDLMGVETLILDKTYDRFYDDIQFDLGLSLTLDRTHMAGVPQNVTADQAHLLASSADLTLTVNGRDASIIDSRPVDDDLTLLRFDLGGAERIMSLELGGKSVTVRALTLVDSRTGAFTMIPLGAWQKALSSDIKLYQSSRALPAAFVPRAVTVLPDNWNGSEAALVAMRDPGFDPAAQVILHGAPDSLASASFSDAVTAVVARTASRMEYAVTVEPGADAVLLFSDAYFPGWVAEIDGQPVPLYRADVMFRAVVVPPGSHSLIVEYRPPWLQPLLAFGLAVWVIFGLLWLAAARFSKHKEG from the coding sequence ATGACCCGCTTTTCCCGCTTGCTGCTGCTTTTGGCGTTGGGAGTGTCCATCGCCTTCCTGGGCTATCACCGTCTCGCGCTCACTGACCTGATCTTCGGCAAGGGCGACGCCTACCATTATTTCACGCCACTGTGGGCCGCGCGTGACGCCGCCCTGCGTGCCGGCCAGCTTCCGCTCTGGACCCAAGACCTGTTCATGGGCGCGCCGCTGCTGGCCGACAGCCAGCTCGGCACGTTCTACCCGCCCAATTGGCTGACCGTCTGGCTTCCCGCCTGGACAGCCCTCAAAGTCAGCGTCTATATCCATGTCGCGTGGGCGGCGATCGGCGCGTTTCTGCTGGCGCGGCGGGCGCTGAGTGTCGGTCTGCTGCCGGCCGTCATCGCCGCGGGTGTGTTCGCCCTGGGGGGAGTCGTCGGCGCCCATGCCGAGCAGATCAACCAGCTTCAGGGCATCGCCTGGATGCCGTGGGCCTTCCTCAGTTTCCCGCGTCCCGCCTCCGGCTCGCGCCTCTCCGCCTTCCCCTTTGCGCTGGCCGCCGTCCTCGCGCTGATTGCCCTGAGCGGTCATACGCAGACGCTGTTCATCACCGGCATCGGCCTCGGTATCTACGCGCTGACGCCGGCTGTCGGCACTGCGCTTCCGGCCCGTGGCGCAGCCTCGCCCTCCCGCAGATTCATCGCCTTCGTCCGGCCCCGGCTGGCCGCGCTCGTGCTGCTTGCCGTCGCGTCGGTACTCGCGCTGGTACTAGCCGCCGTGCAGATCCTCCCGACGCTCGAACTGACCGGCCTCTCCAACCGTCAGGGCGGGTTTTCGGCGCTGGCGGCCATGGCCTTTAGCTGGCCGCCGAATCTCGCCGCTCGCGGCCTGCTGCCCAGCCTCGACGGTCAGGTGTTTGGTGAATACGTCGCCTATCTGGGGGTTATCGGGCTTGCGCTGGCGCTCTGGGGCGTCTTCTATGGCGGCGCCAGACGCTGGCCGTGGCTGATCCTCGCACTGGCCGGCCTCGTTCTGGCGTTCGGCCTGTATAACCCGTTCTACTGGCTGCTGGCAGAACTCCCCGGCTTCAATTTTTTCCGCGTACCGGCGCGTTTTCTCGGCTTGTTCGCCCTGGCGGGTGCGGTTCTGGCCGCGTTGGGCGCGGAGTCGCTGATCGCGCGGCCTGTCGCTCTCCCGCGCCGCGGCCTGGTCGCCGTGATCGCCGTGATCGCCGCGCTGGCGCTGCTCGCCCTCTGGCGCAGCCCGTCCGCCGCCCTCGAAGTCGACGGTGACGCGCGTCCAACCCTGCCGACCCTGCTCCTGTGGGCTGCCGCCGCGCTGCTGTTCGTCAATGCCGTTCTGCTCCGCGCACACATCCCCCGCCGCGCGCTGGCCGTATTCCTCGCCGTCATCACCCTCGGCGAACTGGCCATCGCGGCGACCAACATGCCGCACCGCGACCTGGTAGACCCGATGGCCGCGACCGATCCGCGCCTGTCCAGCTATATGCTTTCGGCTGCCGGAGAACAGTCCGTGCTTGCCGGCCCGCGCCGCGTGCTGTCTATCTCGCTGGCCTATTTCGATACCTACGACCACGTCAATTTGCTCGACCGCTACGCCCGCCTGGGTATGACCGAACGCGCGGGCAAGGCCGGCCTCACCGCCGCCAAGCTCAAGGAGCTCCTCGCGCCGAACTTCCCGCTGCTTTACGGCAATCCCAGCGCCGATGGATTTGGGGGCGGCCTGCTGCCCACCGTCTACTACTCCGCCTTTACCTCGCTGTTCCTGCCGGACGGCACGCCGCGCACCCTTGATGGCCGTCTGCGTGAACTGCTGGCACGTCCGGAATGCTTCGGCGCCTGCGTGCCTGACCGCCGCTGGCTCGACCTGATGGGCGTCGAAACCCTGATCCTCGACAAGACCTACGATCGCTTTTATGACGATATCCAATTTGACCTGGGGCTGTCGCTGACCCTCGACAGGACGCACATGGCCGGCGTGCCGCAGAACGTCACCGCCGATCAGGCCCATCTGCTGGCCTCGTCCGCTGACCTGACCCTGACCGTGAATGGCCGCGACGCGAGCATCATCGACTCGCGGCCGGTCGACGATGACCTGACGCTGTTGCGCTTTGACCTCGGCGGGGCAGAGCGGATCATGTCGCTCGAACTTGGCGGAAAGAGCGTGACTGTACGCGCGCTGACGCTGGTCGACTCGCGTACCGGCGCCTTCACGATGATCCCGTTGGGTGCCTGGCAAAAGGCGCTGTCCAGCGACATCAAGCTCTATCAGTCCAGCCGCGCGCTGCCTGCCGCGTTTGTTCCCCGCGCGGTGACCGTCCTGCCGGACAACTGGAACGGCAGCGAAGCGGCGCTGGTCGCCATGCGCGATCCCGGCTTTGACCCCGCTGCGCAGGTCATTCTGCATGGCGCGCCAGACTCGCTGGCTTCGGCAAGTTTCTCGGACGCCGTGACGGCTGTCGTCGCGCGGACGGCATCACGCATGGAATACGCCGTCACTGTCGAGCCGGGCGCCGATGCCGTCCTGCTGTTCAGCGACGCCTACTTCCCCGGCTGGGTCGCCGAAATCGACGGTCAGCCCGTGCCGCTCTACCGCGCCGATGTCATGTTCCGCGCGGTGGTCGTGCCGCCGGGCAGTCATTCGCTCATAGTCGAATACCGCCCGCCCTGGCTTCAGCCCTTACTGGCCTTCGGCTTGGCGGTCTGGGTCATCTTTGGCCTGCTCTGGCTGGCAGCCGCGCGCTTTTCGAAGCATAAAGAGGGATAA
- a CDS encoding polyprenol monophosphomannose synthase, with protein sequence MPNLTVVLPTYNEAENLELMVEALLALNIEDLHVLIVDDNSPDGTGEIADELAEKYIGWVNVQHNPGKSGLGPAYRIGISRAIEEGADLVLQMDTDFSHQPPYIPSMIEALYEREADMVLGSRYVKGGSVDERWGIHRKLLSFWANRIYVRTILGLPINDATGGFRLWRREALLGLGLDRINSSGYVYLVELAFVAHKLGYRLTEVPSRCPDRERGTSKMDTRVMVEAALRVWQILFRHRKLTPADRLPETLEYSE encoded by the coding sequence ATGCCTAACCTGACTGTCGTCCTACCCACCTACAACGAAGCAGAGAACCTCGAACTGATGGTCGAGGCGCTGCTGGCGCTGAATATAGAAGACCTGCACGTGCTGATCGTAGACGACAATTCGCCAGATGGTACGGGCGAGATCGCCGATGAGCTGGCCGAGAAGTATATCGGCTGGGTGAACGTCCAGCACAATCCGGGCAAGAGCGGACTGGGGCCGGCCTACCGGATTGGGATCAGCCGCGCTATCGAAGAAGGCGCCGACCTGGTTCTGCAGATGGACACCGATTTTTCGCACCAGCCGCCGTACATCCCGTCGATGATCGAAGCGCTGTATGAACGCGAGGCCGATATGGTGCTCGGGTCGCGCTATGTGAAGGGCGGCAGCGTCGACGAGCGCTGGGGCATCCACCGCAAGCTGCTGAGTTTCTGGGCGAACCGGATTTATGTGCGGACGATCCTGGGACTGCCAATCAACGATGCCACCGGCGGATTCCGGCTGTGGCGGCGGGAGGCGCTGCTCGGGCTGGGGCTCGACCGCATCAATTCCAGCGGCTACGTGTATCTGGTCGAGCTGGCGTTCGTGGCCCATAAGCTGGGCTACCGGCTGACCGAAGTGCCGAGCCGTTGCCCTGACCGTGAGCGCGGCACGTCGAAGATGGATACGCGGGTGATGGTGGAAGCGGCGCTGCGCGTGTGGCAAATCCTGTTCCGCCACCGCAAACTGACGCCGGCGGATCGCCTGCCAGAGACCCTCGAATACAGCGAATAA